A single region of the Microcoleus sp. FACHB-831 genome encodes:
- a CDS encoding NYN domain-containing protein codes for MPPSQPQAVLLVDGYNVIGAWSVLEKTRDRDGLEAAREQLIEALVNYSAFEGLDTQIVFDAHYQDTTCSCEVISPNLSVCYTDFGQTADTYIEKFCASYRRNVVSARQRVIVATSDRAQQLTVVGFGAEWMSAQRLASEVELTATRRSRSHLTKKQSSSRFLMNSLDAKARERLAEMRKGLK; via the coding sequence ATGCCACCCTCGCAACCGCAAGCTGTTTTGCTAGTTGACGGCTACAACGTGATTGGAGCCTGGTCAGTCCTTGAGAAGACGCGCGATCGCGATGGGCTAGAGGCAGCCCGCGAGCAATTAATAGAGGCTTTAGTTAATTACAGTGCTTTTGAGGGGTTAGATACTCAAATAGTGTTTGATGCCCACTACCAGGACACAACTTGCTCTTGCGAAGTCATTAGCCCCAATTTATCTGTTTGCTACACGGATTTTGGACAGACAGCAGACACTTATATTGAAAAATTCTGTGCTTCATATCGCCGCAACGTCGTGAGTGCAAGGCAGAGGGTGATTGTGGCAACATCAGACAGAGCGCAGCAGTTGACAGTTGTGGGTTTCGGGGCAGAATGGATGTCAGCCCAACGGCTGGCTTCAGAAGTAGAGTTAACGGCAACGCGGCGATCGCGCAGTCATCTAACCAAAAAACAATCTTCAAGCCGTTTTTTAATGAATTCCCTCGACGCTAAAGCGCGTGAGCGTCTAGCAGAAATG